cactctgattggctggaggaccagtgtccttccggtcctccaattcCTCCCATTGGTCAATGCCCTCATGAAGACAGTGGTGCAGCGGAAGTGAGTGGGAGACACTTTGACCCCGGATCGCTCGAAGTTGTTGGCCAATGGGAAACGCTATCCTCCGCACATGCGCAGAACTTCTCTGGGTTAATCATGCGCAGTCCCACCCGGCGAAGAGAGCGATTTTCTCAGCGCGGGGGATTGTGGGAGCTGCGGCTGCCATTACTCGGCCGGAGCCCAGTCTCCAAACACCTGGGACTGcgatggatgggatgggatggggaggaggcgAAGTGACTCCATCCGGATATAATGTACATCTGGGTAGTCACTGGAATTGATAGCGAAGCCGCCTTCGCAAAATTCAGGTGTAAAAATTTAGACACCTGGGTGACATATTGGGGAGTGGAATAGCTCAATGTGAAACTGAACCCCAGAGTCAGCAGCGTCCTTGGGGGAGAACTGGGGAAAAATAAGGAGGATGGTCAAAAGAATTAGGCTTACAATTGAtagggaggaggcagatgtttaaagtttgaaatttgattagatttgatttattattgtcacatgtattagtagacagtgagaagttttgtttcttgtacGTTTTActgacaaagagaaggaaagaggagggtgcagaatggagtattacagtcatagctaggatatagagaaagatcaaattaatgtgaggtagttccattcaaaagtttgatggcctcagggaagaagctgttctcgatttggttatacatgttctcagacctttatatctttttcccgatggaaggaggtggaagaaagaatgtccagggtgcgtggggtccttgattacactggctgcttttctaagacagtgggaaatgtagacagagtcaatggataggaggctggtttgcatgatggattaggtcattcatgaccctttgtagtttcttgtggtcttggacagagcaggagcaatatcaagttgtgatacaaccagaaagaatgctttccagaaAGGGAGGAGAATGTTACGTGACAACCAGAATATCAGTTtcaaatttctatcctgtgcttaCATTCATTGCTTTGATAGATGTTTTTATTTACAAGGGATTAGAATGGAAGGATTTTCAGTCAGAAACATCTTGATTCATTTGGACACGACTATCATCAGCGATCAAATGTCAGAGGAACACTGATGCCCTGTTCAAAAAGATTTCAATCATCAGTGCGAATGGAAAAGTTGTGTGATGCACattcccaagagagagagagagatttccagGAAAAGAGACATAAGAATATATGAACAAATGAACTATGAGCAGGCCACTCAGGCCgtttcagtgctcagcgccgacaactgccagtttccagatgcaattttacaactcatccgcttcatcctggaccacaatgtcttcaccttcaacaaccagttcttcatccagacacacggaacagctatagggaccaaattcgcacctcaatatgccaacatcttcatgcacaggttcaaacaagacatcttcaccgcacaggaccttcaaccgatgctatacactagatacattgatgacattttcttcctttggactcatggtgaacaatcactgagacaactatatgatgacatcaacaagttccaccccaccatcagactcaccatggactactctccggaatcagttgcattcttggacacacacatctccattaaggatggtcacctcagcacctcactataccgcaagcccatggataacctcacgatgctccacttctccagcttccaccctaaacacgttaaagaagccaccccctatggacaagccctccgtatacacaggatctgctcagatgatcgcaacagacacctccacgcgctgaaagatgccctcataaagaacaggatatggcgctcaactcatcgatcgacagttccgacgtgccacagcgataaaccgcaccgacctcctcagaagacaaacacgggacatggtggacagaataccctttgtcgtccagtacttccccggagcggagaagctacggcatctcctctggagccttcaacatgtcattgatgaagacgaaggtTTGTGACAAATCCCCACATTAACATGGTCAATTCCCCCATATTTCTGTGCTTGTGTCTCCAATTGGGCCCCCAGACTGCCATCATTTCCATCCACTAATGGAAATGTTCATATATTTGGCATGGTGTGACACCCCTATGGCTGTAAAATGGTAGATCCTCTGGCTCAGTATGAGCTGTGACTTGGTGGACGGGCTATGAATGTGATATAAATACAGCCTTACAGATGATGCATTTCGTCCAAGTCAACTTGACAGTCAAATGAtgagggctgaatggactccccgAACTCTCTCGTTGCAtattgttcttattgaatgggatCATACCTATCCAAGCAGTGTAAAAAAAAGGAAACAACAGGAAACAAGTAGCCAGAGTAAATCTTGGTCCAGAGAAAGCTCACTTCAAAAGCAACTAACTTGTGTTAATATTAAAAACATTTGCCACATATTGTTTGACACAAAACTGATTCAGTTTAATTTTATCCAGAACATTAACACCTATTACCGAGCTGCAGTTTATGAACACCAGCAGAATCGGACCCTAATGAATGTtgttcagtcctgggtgtgattaacagcaaactcTAACTCCTGCCTTCACTTATGAATTCGCTGATGCGTCAGCAGGTTGGAtttccgagtgaatcccttcccacacttggagcaggtgaacggtctctccccagtgtgaattcgctggtgttcagtgagaTGGGATGATTGTCTGAATCCaattgcacagtgagagcatctgaacggtctcttgtcagtgtgaacatgCTGATGGGATTTCAGTTCTCCAGAACTTTTATAGTAATTCCCAGTCTGGGCACTTGAaaggtctctctccagagtgaaccCGCTGGTGCACCATGAGTTGGGATGACcgactaaatcccttcccacactccgtgcaggtgaatggccttttcccagtgtgaattcgctggtgttcagtgagttgagatgattgcctgaacccagtcccgcagtgagagcacctgaacggtctctcctcagtgtgaacacgttggtggTACGTCAGTTCCCAGGAGCTTTTATAGCCCTTTCCACATTCTGCACAGTAAAAAGGtctttcctcagtgtgaacttgctgatggcgTGTCAGTTCCCgggaacttttaaagcacttcccacatgcaggacatttaaaaggtctcttgtcagtgtgaactcgctggtgtgatagCAGGTTGCTTgtgtgaatgaatcccttcccacacagggagcaggtgaatggcctctccccggtgtgaactctctggtgtaccAGCAGAttggaggactgagtgaatcccttcccacatttggagcaggtgaatggtctctctccagtgtgaacttgccggtgtctcagcaggttgaacgactgagtgaatcctttcccacacacagagcaggtgaacggcctctccccagcatgaactcgctggtgaatttCCAGTTCAGATGGGGAATAGAATCCTTCCTCGCAGTCCCCACATTTCAACGGCTTCTCTTCAGTGTGACTGCACTTGTGGTTCGTGGGGTCAGATGATTcatacacagaacacgtgtacagattctccccactgcaatcgatgcttttttcttccatgttcaaaatccaataATGATACAATGGTTACAATAAATTGGGCGACTccatcagatcctgatgtgatgttcgcTTTGTAATTCCCGACtgaaaatcctcctcttctaaaaccctgtgaaactgatttaaatggaaaaaaggcagtgagagagaacccacagaaactcaaaggcaggttgtgaaattgagctgaatggatctggtcatttgtggggccggcagtaggaaaaagtgaccatggaAACTGCCGGATtgtcattgggcggcacggtggcacagtgatcagcactgctacctcacagtgccagggacccaggttcaattcgcggcttgggtcactgtctgtgtggagtttgcacgttctcccggagtttgtgtgggtttcctccgggtgttccggtttcctcccacagtctgaaagacatgctggttaggtgcattgacccaaacaggtgctggattgtggcaactaggggaatttcacagcaacttcattgatgtgttaatgtaagcctacttgtgactaataaatttttaactttaaaaaaactcaactgattcactaatgtccttcagggaaggaaacctgctcccTGGTCAGGGGCGACACAAGACTCTGGACAATCTGGGAGAAGAGATCGAGGGGGAAGAGGCAGTGAGACAGAAGTAGGAGAGGGTGAGACAGAATTGGGCAGCACAGGAAAAAAGGAATTTCAAATATTTCAAACTcccacaacctccaccacctcGATGGAGCAATGAAGCAGGCGTATGGAAACACCATCATCTCCAAGTTCCTTttcaactcacacaccatcctgacatgtctgacatccagtactggatgaacagaaactTCCCCCAATTGAATATTAAGAACAAAGCCGTTGTCTTCAGTCCTCACAACAGACTCCACTCTCTCTCcgtggcaactgtctgaggctgaaccagacttctCACAACCTCAGTGTCCTGGCTCATCCCAaactgagcttccagccacatatccTCATCATCACCCAgaatgcctatttccacctcagtaacatcgccCGAGTCTCAAATCATCTTGTTCAGAAACTCTCATCCattcctttgttacctctggacttaACTCTCCCAGAGCACTCTttgctggcctcccacattcaGCCTCCCTGCAatcctgaggtcatccaaaactctgctgtctgtgtAATTATTCAAGacttgttcacccatcacccctgtgctcactgacctataaaggttcctgtTTAAGAACCACTAACATTTTAAAACTCCCGTTCTTGTTTCCAAATTTCTCCATGACTGCGACCACTCCTCTCTCTGTAATATCCTTCAGTCACACAATTCTCCATCATCGATGCTCTCCCCTAATTCCAGCCTCTCTTCAGTGTGAACATATTGATGGGATGTCAGTTCTtgggaacttttatagcacttcccacagtctgggcatttaaaaggtctctcgtcagtgtgaactcgctgttgTGTCACGGATaatgatgactgagtgaatcgtttcccatatacagagcaggtgaatgacctctcccccgagtgaacctgctggtgtttcAACAGATTGTTTGACTCATTGAATCCCAACCCACACTCAGAGCCGGTTCACAGCCTCTCCCTTGTGTGACTGCGTCGCTGAGTCTCCAGTTTAGATGGGTAACTGAAGGCCTTCTCACAGTCCTCATGTTTCCACAGTTTTCCCCGGTGTGATAGTGTCTCGATAGgttagatgattggttgaagcctcatccacacatagAACATATGTACGGTTTTTCcccactgtgaacagtgctttttccTTCAATGTTCAAAATCCCATAATTTGGACACTccatcagatcctgatgtgaatgtttggtttgagtttcctgACTACATAtcctcctctttcaatatcccatgaaattaatttaaaacagagaaaagggagtgagagagtgcccacaaaaacacaaaggcaggttatgaaattgagctgaatgaatctggtcatcTGTGGGGCCGACCTGAGGAAAAAGTAACCATGGAAGCTCctggattgtcacaaaaacccaactggttcactaatgtccttcagggaaggggacTTACCACCCAGTCTGGGCCTACACAAGACTCTGGCCTCtatgggaggggagagaggtgaaaGATGCAGGAACAAAGGAGGTGATTTTCTACTTTGAATTCTAGAACTCTGACAAAATTCTCCAAACCTTCAACTTCCGCACCAAGGAGGACCAGGTGTATGCGA
This region of Mustelus asterias unplaced genomic scaffold, sMusAst1.hap1.1 HAP1_SCAFFOLD_433, whole genome shotgun sequence genomic DNA includes:
- the LOC144486726 gene encoding uncharacterized protein LOC144486726, yielding MEEKSIDCSGENLYTCSVYESSDPTNHKCSHTEEKPLKCGDCEEGFYSPSELEIHQRVHAGERPFTCSVCGKGFTQSFNLLRHRQVHTGERPFTCSKCGKGFTQSSNLLVHQRVHTGERPFTCSLCGKGFIHTSNLLSHQRVHTDKRPFKCPACGKCFKSSRELTRHQQVHTEERPFYCAECGKGYKSSWELTYHQRVHTEERPFRCSHCGTGFRQSSQLTEHQRIHTGKRPFTCTECGKGFSRSSQLMVHQRVHSGERPFKCPDWELL